The Bacteroidales bacterium sequence TTATTATCCCGTCCGACTTTGATCCCGCCTATGGACATACCTGCAACATCCATGTCCATATACATGGTCTGTTTTTCTATCGTCCGTTGATATGACCCGTCGATACTGATTTGCGGAAAAAGTGCGGAATAAGCACCTTTTTTCGCATACTCCTGTCTCTGTATTTCCTGATCCGCAACCTGTACGGTCAGATTCTCACTCATTGCAATTTTAAGTGCATCTTCAAGTGTCAACCGGAGGACGCCCGGATTTTCCCGGGCTGAGGCAGTCAATGCCATGAACGTTACAATGCCTGCTATAACCCGGATTCTGATTGCTATTTTTTTCATCTTAGTTATTTTTATTAGTTATCTCCTGTTTATTTATATCCAGACGATCAAGGATTTCTCTCCCGTTATCGGTTGCGAGTCCGCGCAGTAACATATTGGTCACGGTATGTCGTTTCATATCCAATACCTGCTCTGCGTAAAGGGCAGCGATATATTCATAATTCAACCGTGGTTCCAAATCACTTTCTTTAACTGCGGCCATAAAGCAGTTCAGGCATTTTTGTTCAAATTGTTCCAGACAGGTTTCACCAAATTCAAGTATACCGGGATAGTGCTTTATATCTTTATGTAGCGCCGGACACAGGGATGAGATCAGCCGGGATACGCTCAGGCTTATTTTCACAAGTATTTCAAGTGCCGATGAAGCTTCCCTCTCGATCTTTTCAATGTCCTCCCCCAGCCTGAGTGTTTCGTAGCTAAAAACTTCCAGAAGTAATTCTTCCTTACTTTCAAATTGTTCGTAGAGCGTTCTTTTTGAGATACGTAATTCGGCAACGATCTCGTTCATGCATATTCCTTTTATCCCGTATTCTGCAAAAAGAGGAGCTGTTTTTCTGATAATATCTTCCCTGACCATAAGTTTACATTTAACATGCGTTCATTTTTCCGATACAAAGATTCAGGGAAAACAGGAAAACCTGTTAGACATAAAATGAGAATAGTTGGTTCAAAAATGACAAACTTGTTCCCGGGAAAGCTTATTTGGGTTTAAGTCGACCTGTCCAGTCTAATTTCCTGATAAACTCACTACATTTGTATAACCAGTTTTTGAAAGGAAATATGGGCGACTATACGAAAATAGATTTTAAAAAATATTTGGAACTACTCCAACCCGACCATATTTTTAATGATGATGTAGCTATTATAGAGATAAATGGAAACCGGGAAACTTTTGTCCGGCCGGAATTGTACCCGCTGAAAATTAATGTTATTTCAATACTCATTGCGGTCAGGGGGAAAGCAACCGTAAATATCGATTACTTCTCTTTTTCTCTCATTGCCAACAATATCATCAATATATTGTGGATCAATATATTTAACGGGATCTCTTTTTCAATTGATTTTAAAGGATATTATGTAGTTATATCATCTGATTTAGGATATCAATTCATAAAAACGATCCCTCCACCCCGTGAACTACTGGAACGTAAACGGTTGCATCCTATTTTGACGATAACCGACCTGCAAGCCAAAGTGTTAATGGATATTGTCAATAAACTAATATCCAATATCGGTCGCAGGGATCATATTTATCAATCCACAATAGTGAGCAATGAGGTGGTTAACCTTTATCTGGAGATACTGGATATGGATATAAAGAAGATGGATATACTTCCTATACATTATGAAGTCAACCATAACGAATCCGTTATCCGGGATTTTATGCAATTGATCCTGGAAAACTCCAGAACCGAACACAACGTATTGTTTTATGCCGCCCGACTGTATCTGACAACTACCCAATTGTCGCGTATACTGAAAGCACAGACGGGAAAAACCGCCATTAACTGGATCAATGAGGTCCAAATCCTGGAATCCAGGCTCTTATTACGGAAGAAAGAGT is a genomic window containing:
- a CDS encoding TetR/AcrR family transcriptional regulator, with protein sequence MVREDIIRKTAPLFAEYGIKGICMNEIVAELRISKRTLYEQFESKEELLLEVFSYETLRLGEDIEKIEREASSALEILVKISLSVSRLISSLCPALHKDIKHYPGILEFGETCLEQFEQKCLNCFMAAVKESDLEPRLNYEYIAALYAEQVLDMKRHTVTNMLLRGLATDNGREILDRLDINKQEITNKNN
- a CDS encoding AraC family transcriptional regulator, translating into MYNQFLKGNMGDYTKIDFKKYLELLQPDHIFNDDVAIIEINGNRETFVRPELYPLKINVISILIAVRGKATVNIDYFSFSLIANNIINILWINIFNGISFSIDFKGYYVVISSDLGYQFIKTIPPPRELLERKRLHPILTITDLQAKVLMDIVNKLISNIGRRDHIYQSTIVSNEVVNLYLEILDMDIKKMDILPIHYEVNHNESVIRDFMQLILENSRTEHNVLFYAARLYLTTTQLSRILKAQTGKTAINWINEVQILESRLLLRKKELLIQEVAEIMNFSDQSSFGKFFKKHTGMSPLEYRNSIYQR